In Asterias rubens chromosome 10, eAstRub1.3, whole genome shotgun sequence, the following proteins share a genomic window:
- the LOC117295490 gene encoding zinc finger protein 532-like isoform X2 yields the protein MEDTTPDFQDLLAAFDIPDMRVKISEVRSLAPVSSSSDVPKTTPSASTSSAPIVKQELGVSIPEPTWKSTGDDDASHQGQGSQVSDEDKLNPNVSVAATSTTQPESVNTNGSTVSNGDSGRNFFQSFRETDLVQRKVVSSTLLANSWAKSSGTPTVTIVSRPIRAQKAPPIVTSVQKLGRPASSISSIQFSKGSQKIVVANKNLVTNVRTVTMANSKQPLVVPLSKNSIPPLVFGRTGKKQVIVNVTSCNTGPKSTPAVVSSNPEKKAVKLSPESLLKRINPIPKYIPKAKQFLDWAQSRSPSQKKKSTQVTHPCDECGDIFICESSLKMHMERRSVQIFFSCIFCLGRCLMFYNKCSFFAHLRKHSQMMKVNMNYTSQIAKAKVSSLAIVNKEVVQVDKNKTVSLGNETTKSKDTDESTPNHLPSSDKEIEPLETTGDTQSSDAAPAKAQSAEMVFKCNVCLMPYKTMLGLQTHMQHRQAGVSKCNICKMDLPNNCQLRAHTTMHSETASSWVCPECSKVFTSLKLFSTHITNNCLHWYRQLRYECTLCSKFVVNYTDHLDKGHEMLFYRCVSCAMAFKTLQSLKEHSEQKHQVQPGSPLCRIISKCPFCETVFMQKPLLLAHIRAHISQNKQKSKYGYNCYVCNTVYANIVHFKKHFEKSHKFHKQFHCDYCRRRFLHYDDLLSHFKTGTPSGLSLSKPSGSDGVCKAASCKRFKNYVDHGKEAKTPESNSSASETSESSPSYSTTDAKHKEQALNKLYVKKTRSCPGCRKEGKVNYFQKETDLRAHMSEVHPQMKLSVINSEECVKYVTIKPKESKSSDPNNKEDKTNSNPDVDSRKRKNNSETDEDSSKQKRARTRIDLPTEFDCAKCDRHSTDRSEFKVHIEAHRPDRSFSQCEECGICFRIEVALRKHLFIKHGIREFKAYKLSLEGDTSCPTPDISITKIDVSVTDNEPVSTPTVLPSPKAGASSRATPLECKVCYKTFQQEATLRVHMRNHGMAFIRSKRSMSGD from the coding sequence ATGGAGGACACAACGCCCGATTTTCAAGATTTACTAGCTGCGTTTGACATCCCAGATATGAGGGTAAAGATCAGTGAAGTCCGATCCCTCGCCCCGGTCAGCTCTTCATCCGATGTGCCTAAAACAACCCCCTCAGCGTCCACTTCAAGCGCCCCCATTGTCAAGCAAGAACTAGGTGTCAGCATCCCCGAACCAACATGGAAATCTACAGGAGATGATGACGCTAGTCATCAAGGACAAGGGTCACAAGTCTCTGATGAAGATAAACTAAATCCAAACGTCTCAGTGGCAGCAACTTCCACGACTCAACCAGAAAGTGTCAACACTAATGGATCCACGGTCAGCAACGGTGACAGCGGACGTAATTTCTTCCAGTCGTTTCGGGAAACAGACTTGGTACAACGTAAGGTTGTTTCCTCAACTCTTCTGGCCAACTCGTGGGCTAAGTCTTCAGGCACGCCAACTGTCACCATTGTTTCGAGACCGATCCGAGCGCAGAAAGCGCCACCTATAGTTACATCTGTGCAAAAGCTTGGGAGACCGGCCTCGTCTATCAGTAGTATCCAGTTTTCCAAAGGTTCACAGAAAATAGTTGTGGCGAATAAAAACCTCGTGACAAATGTGCGTACTGTAACCATGGCCAATAGCAAGCAACCCTTGGTTGTTCCTTTGAGTAAGAATTCAATCCCACCGTTAGTATTCGGCAGAACTGGTAAAAAACAAGTTATTGTAAATGTAACAAGTTGCAATACGGGACCGAAGAGTACACCTGCGGTAGTTAGCAGTAACCCAGAGAAAAAAGCTGTCAAACTATCACCTGAGAGCCTCCTGAAACGCATCAACCCGATTCCTAAATACATCCCAAAGGCCAAGCAGTTCTTAGACTGGGCGCAAAGCAGAAGTCCGTCACAGAAGAAAAAATCCACACAAGTGACGCACCCATGCGACGAATGTGGTGACATTTTCATCTGTGAATCCAGTCTAAAAATGCACATGGAACGGCGTAGCGTGCAGATTTTCTTCAGCTGCATCTTTTGCTTGGGTCGTTGCCTCATGTTCTACAACAAGTGCAGCTTCTTTGCCCACTTGAGAAAACACAGTCAAATGATGAAAGTGAACATGAACTACACAAGTCAGATTGCTAAAGCTAAAGTTTCGTCCCTCGCCATCGTCAATAAGGAAGTTGTTCAGGTGGATAAAAACAAGACTGTTTCATTGGGAAATGAAACGACAAAAAGCAAAGACACAGACGAGTCGACTCCGAACCATCTTCCATCGTCGGACAAAGAGATTGAACCTCTTGAAACGACTGGGGATACACAAAGCAGTGATGCAGCTCCAGCTAAAGCACAATCGGCTGAGATGGTGTTCAAATGCAATGTCTGTTTGATGCCATACAAAACCATGTTGGGTCTTCAGACGCACATGCAACACAGACAGGCCGGCGTGTCAAAGTGTAACATTTGTAAAATGGATTTGCCCAACAACTGTCAGCTGAGAGCTCACACCACCATGCACTCTGAGACGGCCTCTTCCTGGGTGTGCCCCGAGTGCTCCAAGGTCTTCACTAGCTTGAAGCTATTCAGCACTCATATCACTAACAACTGCTTACATTGGTATCGTCAGCTGCGATATGAATGCACCCTCTGCTCCAAGTTTGTTGTCAACTACACCGACCACTTAGACAAGGGACACGAGATGTTGTTCTATCGTTGTGTATCTTGTGCGATGGCGTTCAAGACGCTTcaatctttaaaggaacacagtgAGCAGAAGCATCAAGTGCAGCCTGGCTCTCCCTTGTGTCGAATCATCTCCAAGTGTCCATTCTGCGAGACTGTCTTTATGCAGAAACCCTTACTCCTAGCGCACATTAGAGCACACATTAGCCAGAACAAACAGAAGAGCAAGTACGGCTATAACTGCTACGTCTGTAATACAGTGTACGCTAATATTGTTCACTTCAAGAAGCATTTCGAAAAGTCTCACAAATTCCACAAGCAATTCCACTGTGACTACTGTCGTCGACGGTTTCTTCATTACGATGATCTACTGTCGCACTTCAAGACCGGGACTCCCTCCGGTCTCTCTCTTTCCAAACCGTCGGGGTCAGACGGTGTTTGTAAAGCCGCAAGCTGTAAGCGATTCAAGAACTACGTTGACCACGGAAAAGAGGCAAAGACTCCCGAGTCTAATTCATCAGCCTCTGAAACATCTGAATCGAGTCCGTCATACTCGACGACTGATGCAAAGCATAAAGAGCAGGCACTGAATAAGCTGTACGTCAAGAAGACGCGAAGCTGTCCAGGTTGTAGGAAAGAAGGTAAGGTCAACTACTTCCAGAAAGAAACAGATCTTAGAGCTCATATGAGTGAAGTTCATCCTCAGATGAAACTCTCTGTCATCAACTCTGAAGAGTGTGTCAAGTATGTGACCATCAAGCCCAAGGAAAGCAAATCATCTGACCCTAACAATAAGGAGgataaaacaaactcaaaccCAGACGTCGATTCGAGAAAGCGTAAAAATAACTCTGAAACCGACGAGGACAGTTCAAAACAGAAAAGAGCACGAACGAGAATCGACCTGCCGACCGAGTTTGACTGCGCCAAGTGTGACCGACATTCAACCGACAGGTCAGAGTTCAAAGTTCACATTGAAGCCCACCGACCCGATCGCTCTTTCTCGCAGTGTGAAGAATGCGGCATTTGTTTCCGTATCGAGGTAGCTCTTCGTAAGCATCTGTTCATCAAGCACGGTATTAGAGAGTTCAAGGCCTATAAGCTCTCTTTAGAAGGTGATACTTCATGCCCAACACCAGATATCAGCATTACAAAGATCGATGTTAGTGTTACAGACAACGAACCCGTATCAACGCCTACAGTGTTACCTTCTCCGAAAGCCGGGGCATCGAGTAGAGCCACGCCATTAGAATGCAAGGTGTGTTACAAGACATTTCAACAAGAAGCAACTCTACGAGTTCATATGAGAAATCACGGTATGGCGTTCATTCGTTCTAAACGTTCCATGAGCGGTGACTAA
- the LOC117295490 gene encoding zinc finger protein 532-like isoform X1: MGIPEERPSLLWSRANIMEDTTPDFQDLLAAFDIPDMRVKISEVRSLAPVSSSSDVPKTTPSASTSSAPIVKQELGVSIPEPTWKSTGDDDASHQGQGSQVSDEDKLNPNVSVAATSTTQPESVNTNGSTVSNGDSGRNFFQSFRETDLVQRKVVSSTLLANSWAKSSGTPTVTIVSRPIRAQKAPPIVTSVQKLGRPASSISSIQFSKGSQKIVVANKNLVTNVRTVTMANSKQPLVVPLSKNSIPPLVFGRTGKKQVIVNVTSCNTGPKSTPAVVSSNPEKKAVKLSPESLLKRINPIPKYIPKAKQFLDWAQSRSPSQKKKSTQVTHPCDECGDIFICESSLKMHMERRSVQIFFSCIFCLGRCLMFYNKCSFFAHLRKHSQMMKVNMNYTSQIAKAKVSSLAIVNKEVVQVDKNKTVSLGNETTKSKDTDESTPNHLPSSDKEIEPLETTGDTQSSDAAPAKAQSAEMVFKCNVCLMPYKTMLGLQTHMQHRQAGVSKCNICKMDLPNNCQLRAHTTMHSETASSWVCPECSKVFTSLKLFSTHITNNCLHWYRQLRYECTLCSKFVVNYTDHLDKGHEMLFYRCVSCAMAFKTLQSLKEHSEQKHQVQPGSPLCRIISKCPFCETVFMQKPLLLAHIRAHISQNKQKSKYGYNCYVCNTVYANIVHFKKHFEKSHKFHKQFHCDYCRRRFLHYDDLLSHFKTGTPSGLSLSKPSGSDGVCKAASCKRFKNYVDHGKEAKTPESNSSASETSESSPSYSTTDAKHKEQALNKLYVKKTRSCPGCRKEGKVNYFQKETDLRAHMSEVHPQMKLSVINSEECVKYVTIKPKESKSSDPNNKEDKTNSNPDVDSRKRKNNSETDEDSSKQKRARTRIDLPTEFDCAKCDRHSTDRSEFKVHIEAHRPDRSFSQCEECGICFRIEVALRKHLFIKHGIREFKAYKLSLEGDTSCPTPDISITKIDVSVTDNEPVSTPTVLPSPKAGASSRATPLECKVCYKTFQQEATLRVHMRNHGMAFIRSKRSMSGD; encoded by the exons ATGGGCATACCCGAAGAAAGGCCATctctgctctggagtaggg CCAACATTATGGAGGACACAACGCCCGATTTTCAAGATTTACTAGCTGCGTTTGACATCCCAGATATGAGGGTAAAGATCAGTGAAGTCCGATCCCTCGCCCCGGTCAGCTCTTCATCCGATGTGCCTAAAACAACCCCCTCAGCGTCCACTTCAAGCGCCCCCATTGTCAAGCAAGAACTAGGTGTCAGCATCCCCGAACCAACATGGAAATCTACAGGAGATGATGACGCTAGTCATCAAGGACAAGGGTCACAAGTCTCTGATGAAGATAAACTAAATCCAAACGTCTCAGTGGCAGCAACTTCCACGACTCAACCAGAAAGTGTCAACACTAATGGATCCACGGTCAGCAACGGTGACAGCGGACGTAATTTCTTCCAGTCGTTTCGGGAAACAGACTTGGTACAACGTAAGGTTGTTTCCTCAACTCTTCTGGCCAACTCGTGGGCTAAGTCTTCAGGCACGCCAACTGTCACCATTGTTTCGAGACCGATCCGAGCGCAGAAAGCGCCACCTATAGTTACATCTGTGCAAAAGCTTGGGAGACCGGCCTCGTCTATCAGTAGTATCCAGTTTTCCAAAGGTTCACAGAAAATAGTTGTGGCGAATAAAAACCTCGTGACAAATGTGCGTACTGTAACCATGGCCAATAGCAAGCAACCCTTGGTTGTTCCTTTGAGTAAGAATTCAATCCCACCGTTAGTATTCGGCAGAACTGGTAAAAAACAAGTTATTGTAAATGTAACAAGTTGCAATACGGGACCGAAGAGTACACCTGCGGTAGTTAGCAGTAACCCAGAGAAAAAAGCTGTCAAACTATCACCTGAGAGCCTCCTGAAACGCATCAACCCGATTCCTAAATACATCCCAAAGGCCAAGCAGTTCTTAGACTGGGCGCAAAGCAGAAGTCCGTCACAGAAGAAAAAATCCACACAAGTGACGCACCCATGCGACGAATGTGGTGACATTTTCATCTGTGAATCCAGTCTAAAAATGCACATGGAACGGCGTAGCGTGCAGATTTTCTTCAGCTGCATCTTTTGCTTGGGTCGTTGCCTCATGTTCTACAACAAGTGCAGCTTCTTTGCCCACTTGAGAAAACACAGTCAAATGATGAAAGTGAACATGAACTACACAAGTCAGATTGCTAAAGCTAAAGTTTCGTCCCTCGCCATCGTCAATAAGGAAGTTGTTCAGGTGGATAAAAACAAGACTGTTTCATTGGGAAATGAAACGACAAAAAGCAAAGACACAGACGAGTCGACTCCGAACCATCTTCCATCGTCGGACAAAGAGATTGAACCTCTTGAAACGACTGGGGATACACAAAGCAGTGATGCAGCTCCAGCTAAAGCACAATCGGCTGAGATGGTGTTCAAATGCAATGTCTGTTTGATGCCATACAAAACCATGTTGGGTCTTCAGACGCACATGCAACACAGACAGGCCGGCGTGTCAAAGTGTAACATTTGTAAAATGGATTTGCCCAACAACTGTCAGCTGAGAGCTCACACCACCATGCACTCTGAGACGGCCTCTTCCTGGGTGTGCCCCGAGTGCTCCAAGGTCTTCACTAGCTTGAAGCTATTCAGCACTCATATCACTAACAACTGCTTACATTGGTATCGTCAGCTGCGATATGAATGCACCCTCTGCTCCAAGTTTGTTGTCAACTACACCGACCACTTAGACAAGGGACACGAGATGTTGTTCTATCGTTGTGTATCTTGTGCGATGGCGTTCAAGACGCTTcaatctttaaaggaacacagtgAGCAGAAGCATCAAGTGCAGCCTGGCTCTCCCTTGTGTCGAATCATCTCCAAGTGTCCATTCTGCGAGACTGTCTTTATGCAGAAACCCTTACTCCTAGCGCACATTAGAGCACACATTAGCCAGAACAAACAGAAGAGCAAGTACGGCTATAACTGCTACGTCTGTAATACAGTGTACGCTAATATTGTTCACTTCAAGAAGCATTTCGAAAAGTCTCACAAATTCCACAAGCAATTCCACTGTGACTACTGTCGTCGACGGTTTCTTCATTACGATGATCTACTGTCGCACTTCAAGACCGGGACTCCCTCCGGTCTCTCTCTTTCCAAACCGTCGGGGTCAGACGGTGTTTGTAAAGCCGCAAGCTGTAAGCGATTCAAGAACTACGTTGACCACGGAAAAGAGGCAAAGACTCCCGAGTCTAATTCATCAGCCTCTGAAACATCTGAATCGAGTCCGTCATACTCGACGACTGATGCAAAGCATAAAGAGCAGGCACTGAATAAGCTGTACGTCAAGAAGACGCGAAGCTGTCCAGGTTGTAGGAAAGAAGGTAAGGTCAACTACTTCCAGAAAGAAACAGATCTTAGAGCTCATATGAGTGAAGTTCATCCTCAGATGAAACTCTCTGTCATCAACTCTGAAGAGTGTGTCAAGTATGTGACCATCAAGCCCAAGGAAAGCAAATCATCTGACCCTAACAATAAGGAGgataaaacaaactcaaaccCAGACGTCGATTCGAGAAAGCGTAAAAATAACTCTGAAACCGACGAGGACAGTTCAAAACAGAAAAGAGCACGAACGAGAATCGACCTGCCGACCGAGTTTGACTGCGCCAAGTGTGACCGACATTCAACCGACAGGTCAGAGTTCAAAGTTCACATTGAAGCCCACCGACCCGATCGCTCTTTCTCGCAGTGTGAAGAATGCGGCATTTGTTTCCGTATCGAGGTAGCTCTTCGTAAGCATCTGTTCATCAAGCACGGTATTAGAGAGTTCAAGGCCTATAAGCTCTCTTTAGAAGGTGATACTTCATGCCCAACACCAGATATCAGCATTACAAAGATCGATGTTAGTGTTACAGACAACGAACCCGTATCAACGCCTACAGTGTTACCTTCTCCGAAAGCCGGGGCATCGAGTAGAGCCACGCCATTAGAATGCAAGGTGTGTTACAAGACATTTCAACAAGAAGCAACTCTACGAGTTCATATGAGAAATCACGGTATGGCGTTCATTCGTTCTAAACGTTCCATGAGCGGTGACTAA
- the LOC117295491 gene encoding bifunctional peptidase and arginyl-hydroxylase JMJD5-like, which yields MWNLVDFVRCVCVVCVVFLSALCGDTATATQAPGRDEPPPAGHLKPLGWHRPAEPDVDTVNSVPEPKEFFEKYVRHGRPLLMKGAAKNMAAFKLWKDDYLRSQHGELEVEVEEGKKENRSRGLWSMKLHEFLDEYGQGDIYMVSSVLPELAGEVELLRCMHCGGFTEHLQDAVIWFSSGSTKSVLHYDAVDNINCVLDGKKEIFLVDKREKENIDIDHPDGSFSGVDVDRVDMYKYPGLGQVPWYNVTMEPSDCFFIPYRWYHQVRSLQGRNLAINIWFVHLLQFIADDCRSKDDIPDFTPLEQFQFTTDIEQLRGEIANCIDELENGYLDRPNLLEFANCLDISEGDSLMVFQLLDEDQDERVTLNEVYSFNMMTIQSLLPDLISTHSSTEELHDEL from the exons ATGTGGAATTTAGTGGACTTTGTAAGGTGCGTTTGCGTGGTTTGCGTTGTGTTTTTGTCAGCGTTATGTGGCGATACCGCGACAGCCACGCAGGCACCGGGCCGGGACGAACCACCACCGGCCGGCCACCTGAAACCTCTCGGGTGGCATCGGCCCGCAGAGCCCGACGTGGACACCGTGAATTCAGTACCAGAACCTAAAGAGTTCTTTGAAAAGTATGTTCGTCACGGGCGGCCATTGCTGATGAAAGGAGCAGCTAAAAACATGGCTGCATTTAAACTGTGGAAAGATGATTATTTAAG ATCACAGCACGGGGAACTTGAGGTTGAAGTAGAAGAAGGAAAGAAAGAGAATCGCTCAAGAGGCTTATGGTCCATGAAACTACACGAGTTTCTGGATGAGTACGGACAGGGTGATATCTACATGGTGTCAAGTGTGCTACCAGAATTAGCAG GGGAGGTGGAATTACTGCGCTGTATGCATTGTGGCGGGTTCACAGAGCACCTTCAAGATGCAGTTATTTGGTTCAGTAGTGGCAGCACTAAATCTGTGTTACATTATGACGCTGTAGATAACATCAACTGTGTGTTAGACGGCAAGAAAGAAATCTTCCTTGTTGATAAG AGGGAGAAGGAAAACATTGATATCGATCATCCAGACGGCTCGTTCAGCGGTGTAGACGTCGATAGAGTCGATATGTATAAATATCCTGGACTCGGTCAAGTTCCTTGGTATAATGTCACTATGGAACCAAGTGATTGCTTCTTCATACCCTACAG GTGGTATCATCAAGTCAGGTCATTACAAGGTCGTAACCTTGCCatcaatatttggtttgtaCACCTTCTCCAGTTCATCGCTGATGATTGTAGGTCAAAGGATGACATTCCAGATTTCACACCTCTTGAACAGTTTCAATTCACCACAGACATCGAACAATTGAG AGGTGAAATAGCCAACTGCATTGATGAACTTGAAAATGGTTACCTGGACAGACCAAATCTTTTAGAGTTTGCAAACTGCCTTGATATATCAGAGGGAGATTCACTCATG GTATTCCAGTTGTTAGACGAGGACCAGGATGAGCGAGTCACACTGAATGAAGTGTACTCCTTCAACATGATGACCATTCAATCCTTACTCCCTGATTTGATCAGCACACATTCGAGCACAGAAGAGCTTCATGATGAACTTTGA